One window of Lytechinus variegatus isolate NC3 chromosome 2, Lvar_3.0, whole genome shotgun sequence genomic DNA carries:
- the LOC121407075 gene encoding mitochondrial ribosome-associated GTPase 2-like isoform X1, giving the protein MMRFIVISDVNVMTPAMMAMNDVDDDDDIDTTRGRSDTSAKRTSTLAWSGLQDRGDMMASLLHHHLLQYSQLFQLYHMRTIQRMMSSITTKRRKNLSEKKLSKHFVDWRRVRVVGGKGGDGCVSVRREAHVEFGGPDGGDGGHGGHVILESNQSIKSLERVLPLYRGEAGGNGRNQNRHGRNGKHTVIKVPLGTLVKENDVIIKDLENEHDTYMLAAGGEGGRGNRSFVTSQHKTPMMATCGTQGEERLLNLELRTMAHVGLIGFPNAGKSTLLRALSRARPAVAAYPFTTLNPHVGMVMYDDLEQVAVADIPGLIRGAHQNRGLGHSFLRHIERCRCLLYVIDLSVKEPWSQLADLRYELEQYQPGLSERPHAVVGNKIDLEVSRTNLMEFQDKIQIPVIAISAQLKNNIEPLKKHIRKLYDQDMKEDNKAKQSLGGRTVQNPVKRIL; this is encoded by the exons atgatgcgATTTATTGTGATCAGTGATGTAAATGTAATGACGCCTGCGATGATGGCGAtgaatgatgttgatgatgacgatgacatagatactacaaggggaagatcggacacTTCGGCGAAAAGGACATCAACACTAGCTTGGa GTGGTCTTCAAGACAGAGGAGATATGATGGCTTCACTCTtgcatcatcatcttcttcaatATAGTCAGCTATTCCAATTATATCACATGAGAACCATACAGAGAATGATGTCATCCATTACCACAAAGAGGAGGAAAAATCTAAGTGAGAAAAAGCTG TCAAAGCATTTTGTTGATTGGCGAAGGGTTCGAGTAGTTGGAGGCAAAGGAGGAGATGGATGTGTGTCGGTACGCAGAGAAGCTCATGTAGAGTTTGGAGGGCCTGATGGTGGAGATGGTGGCCATGGAGGACATGTTATTCTTGAAA GCAACCAAAGCATTAAGTCACTAGAGCGTGTCCTTCCACTGTATCGAGGAGAAGCGGGAGGAAATGGAAGGAATCAAAATCGTCATGGGCGCAATGGCAAGCACACTGTTATCAAG GTTCCTCTGGGTACTCTAGTCAAGGAAAATGATGTTATCATCAAGGACTTGGAAAATGAACATGACACT TACATGCTAGCTGCAGGTGGTGAGGGAGGGCGTGGCAATCGCTCTTTTGTAACGTCCCAGCACAAGACCCCAATGATGGCTACCTGTGGGACACAGGGAGAGGAACGACTTCTCAACCTGGAGCTTAGAACCATGGCTCACGTTGGTCTG ATTGGTTTTCCTAATGCGGGAAAGTCGACCCTCTTGAGAGCACTGTCCAGAGCCAGACCAGCGGTGGCAGCATATCCATTCACAACTCTCAATCCCCATGTCGGCATGGTCATGTATGATGATTTGGAGCAAGTGGCAG TTGCAGATATACCTGGCCTGATCAGAGGTGCCCACCAAAACCGAGGCCTGGGCCACTCTTTCCTGCGCCACATCGAGCGATGCCGCTGTCTGCTCTACGTCATCGACCTCTCTGTCAAGGAGCCCTGGTCACAGCTGGCCGACCTCCGTTACGAACTCGAACAGTACCAGCCTGGCCTATCGGAGAGACCTCACGCAGTTGTTGGGAACAAGATAGATCTTGAGGTgtcaaggaccaacttgatgGAGTTCCAGGACAAGATCCAGATACCTGTAATAGCAATATCAGCACAACTGAAGAACAATATTGAACCGTTGAAGAAGCACATAAGAAAGCTGTACGATCAGGACATGAAAGAAGATAACAAGGCCAAACAGTCTTTGGGTGGAAGGACAGTTCAGAATCCAGTCAAAAGAATTCTTTGA
- the LOC121407075 gene encoding mitochondrial ribosome-associated GTPase 2-like isoform X2 encodes MMASLLHHHLLQYSQLFQLYHMRTIQRMMSSITTKRRKNLSEKKLSKHFVDWRRVRVVGGKGGDGCVSVRREAHVEFGGPDGGDGGHGGHVILESNQSIKSLERVLPLYRGEAGGNGRNQNRHGRNGKHTVIKVPLGTLVKENDVIIKDLENEHDTYMLAAGGEGGRGNRSFVTSQHKTPMMATCGTQGEERLLNLELRTMAHVGLIGFPNAGKSTLLRALSRARPAVAAYPFTTLNPHVGMVMYDDLEQVAVADIPGLIRGAHQNRGLGHSFLRHIERCRCLLYVIDLSVKEPWSQLADLRYELEQYQPGLSERPHAVVGNKIDLEVSRTNLMEFQDKIQIPVIAISAQLKNNIEPLKKHIRKLYDQDMKEDNKAKQSLGGRTVQNPVKRIL; translated from the exons ATGATGGCTTCACTCTtgcatcatcatcttcttcaatATAGTCAGCTATTCCAATTATATCACATGAGAACCATACAGAGAATGATGTCATCCATTACCACAAAGAGGAGGAAAAATCTAAGTGAGAAAAAGCTG TCAAAGCATTTTGTTGATTGGCGAAGGGTTCGAGTAGTTGGAGGCAAAGGAGGAGATGGATGTGTGTCGGTACGCAGAGAAGCTCATGTAGAGTTTGGAGGGCCTGATGGTGGAGATGGTGGCCATGGAGGACATGTTATTCTTGAAA GCAACCAAAGCATTAAGTCACTAGAGCGTGTCCTTCCACTGTATCGAGGAGAAGCGGGAGGAAATGGAAGGAATCAAAATCGTCATGGGCGCAATGGCAAGCACACTGTTATCAAG GTTCCTCTGGGTACTCTAGTCAAGGAAAATGATGTTATCATCAAGGACTTGGAAAATGAACATGACACT TACATGCTAGCTGCAGGTGGTGAGGGAGGGCGTGGCAATCGCTCTTTTGTAACGTCCCAGCACAAGACCCCAATGATGGCTACCTGTGGGACACAGGGAGAGGAACGACTTCTCAACCTGGAGCTTAGAACCATGGCTCACGTTGGTCTG ATTGGTTTTCCTAATGCGGGAAAGTCGACCCTCTTGAGAGCACTGTCCAGAGCCAGACCAGCGGTGGCAGCATATCCATTCACAACTCTCAATCCCCATGTCGGCATGGTCATGTATGATGATTTGGAGCAAGTGGCAG TTGCAGATATACCTGGCCTGATCAGAGGTGCCCACCAAAACCGAGGCCTGGGCCACTCTTTCCTGCGCCACATCGAGCGATGCCGCTGTCTGCTCTACGTCATCGACCTCTCTGTCAAGGAGCCCTGGTCACAGCTGGCCGACCTCCGTTACGAACTCGAACAGTACCAGCCTGGCCTATCGGAGAGACCTCACGCAGTTGTTGGGAACAAGATAGATCTTGAGGTgtcaaggaccaacttgatgGAGTTCCAGGACAAGATCCAGATACCTGTAATAGCAATATCAGCACAACTGAAGAACAATATTGAACCGTTGAAGAAGCACATAAGAAAGCTGTACGATCAGGACATGAAAGAAGATAACAAGGCCAAACAGTCTTTGGGTGGAAGGACAGTTCAGAATCCAGTCAAAAGAATTCTTTGA